Sequence from the Bubalus kerabau isolate K-KA32 ecotype Philippines breed swamp buffalo chromosome 17, PCC_UOA_SB_1v2, whole genome shotgun sequence genome:
GAGGGGTACACATTAGGGGTGGACGGAGGGTCGAGTTCAGTGTCCGATAGGAGGAGAGGGCCAGGGAGGTCCAGGTGGAGAGAGGCAGGCTAGGGTCTGCACGACATGGGCCTTGGGGGAGGAGACTAGTCTGTCTTAAGTTCGGAAGGATGATGGATGGGAGGGCCGGCAGGAGGAGGTCCGCGCCCCCGAGGGGCGAGTCCGGGAGGGGACGTCTGATGGGAGTGGCGATGGGGAGGCACACTCCCCGATCAGGCGTCCTTCCCGGGCAACGGGCCGGCCCCCGCTCCCGGCCCCGCCAGGCCCTCAGCCTTGTGCGCCAGGCGGTGTTTCTTGAGGCCGTATGTGTTGGCGAACCCCTCGCCGCAGGAGGAGCAGCGGAAAGGCCGGCCGCCCTGGTGGGCCGCCAGGTGCTTCCGGAAGTAGCCGGGATCCTTGAAGGCCTTGAGGCAGGCGGGACAGCGGAGCTCGGGCCGCGGCGGCTCGTGCGCGCGCTGATGGCGCAGCACGGAGCTCAGGTAGAAGAAGCCCTTGCCGCAGTGCTCGCAGCGATAGGCGCGCTCGCCAAGGTGCAGCCGCTGGTGCTCCAGCAGGTTGGAGCGGTAGCGGAAGGTCTTGCCACAGGCGCCGCAGCGCAGGGGCCGCGCCACAGCGTGCAGCCGCCGGTGCTCCGCCAGGCTGGACGACTGCGCGAAGCGCTTGGCGCACACGCCGCACTTGAAGGCGCGCTCGCCCGTGTGCACCACGCGGTGCTGCCGCAGGTACCAGGAGCGCAGGAAGCCGCGGCCACACACGCCGCAGCGGTAGGGCCGCTGCTCCGTGTGGCAGCGCTGGTGGCGCATGAGCAGGGCCGCCTCCCAGAAGCGCTTGCCGCACACCGGGCAGCGGAAGCCCCGCTTCTGCCGGTGGCTGCGCCGGTGCAGCAGCAGGTCGTAGGCGCCCGCGAAGCTCTGGCCGCACAGGCCGCAGCCCAGGGTCCGGCGCACCAGGTGCACGTACTTGTGGGTCACCAGGCCCAGGAAGTGCTTGAAGCTCTGGCCACAGGTGGCACAACTGAAGCGCTCGGGGCCCGCGCTGGCGCCCCCGCTGCCCCCGGCCGCCGCGGACCCGCCAGCGTCCTCGCCCCCGGACACCCCAGCCAGCGCCGCCACggctgcccccacctccccggCCAGCCCGTTGTCCAGCACGGTGGCCGCGTCGGTGCCGCCGGAGCCCTCCGGGGGCTGGGCGCCGCCAGGCGCAGGCGGCAGCAGGCGCTCGGGGGCTGCCTGGTGCACCAGCTTGTGCCACATGAGGTTCTCGATGAAGCCGAAGGTCTTGCCGCAGGCGTCGCAGCCGTAGGGCTTCTCGGCCATGTGCGCCTCCTTGTGGCTCATGACGTGGAAGAGATCCGGGAAGTGCTCGCCGCAGTCCGAGCAGGCGTAGCTGAGCCCGTCCGCGGCGGCCCCAGACGCGGCTGAGCTGCTCGGGCCGGCCGCCCCTGCGGCGCCCTGGGCGGCGGGGAGGCCGGCGGCCCCGGCCAGGGCGCAGGGCAGCTGGAGCCGGTGCACTTGGCGGTGGCGCGTGAGGCTCTGCGGGTAGCCGAAGACCTTGCCGCAGAGTTCGCACTTATAGGGCCGCTCGCGGGTGTGCACCACGTGGTGCTTGCTCAGGTGGAAGGACTCACGGAAGCGCTTCCCGCACACCGGGCACTGGTGTGGCTTCTCGCCCGTGTGGATCCGCTCGTGCCGCTTCAGGGTCTCGCGGCGCCCGAAGCCACGCCCGCAAATGCCACAGCAGAACGTCTTGCCGGGAGTGCTGGCGCCCGAGCCCCCAGCCCCGCCGGGGCCGGCCCCGCCGAGCAGCAGCGGGTGGGCGCCCAGCAGCGGGACGGGCACTGCGCCGTACACCaccgccgcggccgccgcggccgccgcctTCTCGCCATCGGAGGCGGGCGGGTCCGGGGGCAGCAGGTAGGGCCCCGGCGGGAAGGCGGGTGCGGGCGGCGCGCCGGGGGCCGCCGCGTCCTTGGGCGCATCGGGGGCGGCGGGCGGGCCATGCGCCGCCTTGTGGCGCAGCAGGCTCTGCGGCGCTGAGTAGGACTTGCCGCACAGCTCGCAGGGGTAAGCGGGCCGCGGCCCGGGAGCGCCCGCGTGCGCCGCCTGGTGCTTGAGCAAGTAGGCGGCGTCGCGGAAGGCCTTGCCGCACACGCCGCAGGGCAGGCGCAGCAGGTCGGCCGAGTGCGTCTTCACGTGGCGCTTGAGGCTCTCCCGGCGGTTGAAACTCTTGCTGCACACGGAGCACGAGAAGGGCTTCTCGCCCGTGTGGATGATCTGGTGCTGGTGCAGGTGGCTGGGCTTCTTGAACACCTTCCAGCACAGCGTGCAGGCGAACGGGCCGTCGCCGCCCCCCGCCGCCGTCCCCGCTGGAGGGGCCACACCGACGCCCGCGCCCGCGGGGGCCGCGCTGCCGTCGGTGGGCGCGGCCGGGGGCCCAGGGGGCGCCGAGGAGGGCGCGGCGGGCGCTGGCAAGCCCAGCGGCGGGAGTGGCGGCGGCACCGGGGCGCCCGCAGCCGGCGGCACGTCCTTGTGGCAGCGGCGGTGGCGGATAAGGCTGGACACGTGGTTGTAGGTACGGCCACAGACGCCGCACTCGTAGGGCCGCTCGCCAGAATGCACGAGCATGTGCTGCACCAGGTGCGAGGACTGCTTGAAGGACTTCTGGCACACGCCGCACGGGAAGCGCCGCTCCATCAGGTACTTGAGCCGCCGGAAGTAGCCTTTGTCGTCCTTGGCCGCTTCGCAGGCTGCTGCCCCCGCCGCCGGACCCGGCGGCGCCTGCGAGGCAGCGGGGAGCGGCCCGGGAGTCCCCGGGGGCGCGGCCAGCCCCGGGGCGGCCCCCGGCCCGGAGGCCGGCCCCCCGCGCTTCAGGTTCCCAAACAGGTGCTGGTGGCCCGAGAGGTCCACGATGCCCCACTGCGGGGCAGGGAAGGCCGTGTCGAAGATCGGGGGCGGCGGTGCCCCGAAGGCGGGAGGCAGTGGCGGGTCGGGCTTCTTGGCCTGGGAGGACGACGacgaggacgaggaggaggacGAGGACGAGGAGGACGACGAGGAGGGGGCCTCGGCCTTGGGCTTGAAGCTGGCCTGGGGCGGGTAGTCGTACTGGGGCGGCGGCGGCTGTGGCGGCGGCTGTGGCGGGGGCCCCGGTGCGCAGGGCAGCGCAGCTACCGCCTTGGCGTGCTCCCCGTACAGCTCCATGGGCTCAAATCGCTGGTGGTTGAGGAACTCCAGGAAGTCGAAGGGGTAGCTTTGGAAGTGGACCCCGTCCTCGCCCCCCAGGCCGCCGCTCCCGCCGCCCCCGGCGCCGCTGCCCGCTGGGTTGGCCTCCATCCTGGGCGGCGGGGAGATGGGGGACCCTGCGGAGAGGAGAGCCGGGCTCAGGAGGCAGGGCCGCGCGGGGTCCCCTAGCTGCGGGCACTAAAAGAGCCACACGCACCAGCCGGGCCCCCGCACTATCCGTCTTCGCCCGTCGGTCCCTCTGTCCTTCCCCCGCACCGAGTGGTCTTCCCCCAGGGCTCCGCTGGCACGATGACTGATCTCTCCCACTCGGCCTGCCGCCCCCTGCTCGCGACCTCTCTGGCCCTcgtctccctcctcctccagagattccccctctcccttcttcccGCGGTTCCCACACATCTCCATCCATCCCCAACACCGCCGGCACACCTTGTTCTCAGACTCTGGTCTCAGGCCCCTGTGCAAACACTTTCAGGCCTCGAGGCTGGGTCACCCAGGCCCTCTTCTCTGTagcccccaccaccacacacGCACTAGCCCAAGCCCTGTGCTCCCAAACCCCTCAGGTTCTGCCTTTGCCAAAAGACAAGAACCGTTTCAATCAGAGTGGTTAAGAGGGTGGCCTGTGGAGCCACGATGCCCTGCTAGCCTCtcgctgtgtgaccctggacaagttcctgaacctctctgtgcctgaccCTCCCCATCTACACGTGGAGGTGACAAAGCATGTCCCTGTCTCCCAGGGCTGCTGCGAGGACCCGACAAGCTCTGGTGGGTCCGGTGGACACTCGGTGCCCTCTGGGGATTCTCGTCCTCATAGTAGGAACACAAAGTCAGGACAaacagggttgggggaggggggggcagggggagagctGGGACGAGGGCCGTGTGGGTAGTTCCTGCACTACCAGGTAGGAAGGAGGCGCTGCCGGCCTGAGGAAAAACAAGCTACAGTAGGAAACATGCCGGGCCAGGGTTTAAGCCCCATCCCCGTCCTGACCTATGCTTGTAAAGGGGGCGCTGACCCCCATAAGGAGGGGGACTTAAGGGGGCTGGCTGGCAGAGCTCGCTGGCCCAGTCCCTGGAGCTACGTGTACCTTCATGGGCATCACGCgcctgggaggagcctggtggcaggTGGTCCAGGAGTCGGGGTTCCCGCCCTCGCCCCTGGGGGCAACTCCTGCTCCCTCCACCCAGCAGTTGTTCTCGAAGCACTTTTCCAGGACCTCTCCTTCCAGACTGCAGCTGGCCAGCATCCGTCTGCCTCAATCCAGTGTCCCCTGCAATTGATCTCAGCCTGACACCCACCAGAGGCCCCGGGAAATGCCTCCACTGAGCGGGTGGAGTGCCACGGGGAGAAGGGCCCGCCCGGTCAGGCGTGCTTTTTAGCCATTGTCCCCCCTCTGCTGGGGCCCGGGCCCTGCGGCCAGACCACCCCAGGGGTCAGTGGGCCCGTCTGGCTGCCTCTGTCCCCAGACAGGTGAAAGGTGAGTGCCTCCCCGACCCCTGCCCGGAGGTCAGAATTTTTAGCCTCCAGCTCCTGGTGTCCCTGGGTGCGATTCAGCAGCCCATGCCCTTCACACTCGGCTGGTTAATCTGATCTCCGGAAGGAGCAAAGGCGTGGCCAGGTGCTGGTGGAAGCCTGTGTGCGAAGCCGAGTCCGGGAGGCAGTGCTagagtgggctggggaggggaccgTGGGGAGGCATGTGaaggatgggggcggggggggggggggtggtggtaggAAGCtcccggcgggggcggggccgggtcCCGGGATgaagccccgccccaccccaagcACACAGCTAAGGCTGCGGGGCGCTCCCCCAGGCCAGCACCCTCGGAATCCTTGCCATGACGCGCACGCACAAGGTGGTTCCCCGAGGAGGAGGAAGGTGAGGGTGGAACTGGGGGGACAGGAGCCTTACTTTGGGGGCGCTCTCTGGGTTATGAGGGGCGTTTCTACAGGGGccgggtgggaggggggttaccTTCCTGAACACATGGCGGTGAGGCTGCTCCCTCCTGCCTAGACCCTTGTCCCCAGACCCCACGCCCCCTGCCCTAACCCCCTTGAGGTCTCTGCTCCGGGTCGATGTCGCCTCCAGGAGAGGGGACGTGCATCCCTCGCCCCACCACTCACGCGCCCCTCATCCTGCCGCGCTTTTTTCACCAAAGCCACTGCTGCCAACATACTGCGCATATTTCCTCTTGCTGTCTCTACTGTCGGCTCTCCTCGCCTAAGACAGCGAACACTTGGCCTGTGTGGCTCACCACTGGGCGCCCAGCACCTAGCACAGCGCCTGGCGCAGCGTGGCTACTCGGTAAGTTATTTGCTGAAATGTGGGGATTAAACAGCACCCTCCCTCATCACCAGTGTGAAATCAGATGGACAAAAATGGAAAAGTAACAAAAGTTAGATGCAGCTAAAGCTGGGCTCAGAGGCAAACATAGCTGTTGGTGTCTGCTGATATAAATTCGTTGAATAAAGGGAATCGACTGTGCTGAACAGTACTTCCGGggttggcgggggcgggggtggcagcATTTAGCCGAGATGGAGCTGATATTGTCGAGGTGTACCCAGGAGGATGAGTTCTGGTGGGAATGATGTCGTGAAGAGGGCCTCCAAGGCAGGTGAGATGCCTAAGGACTGAGGCTGAGATGCAGGCGGTGGGACTGAAGGACAAAACTGAACGGACTCACAACTATTTCCACTGGGAAAGGAGCCACATTTCCTGTCTCCGGGGACCTGAGTCTTAAACTGCTGTCTTTCTAAGGGGAGATGTATGGTGTATTTCGGGCAGTGGCCTGAGGGGGCAGCCCCTCCCAAGGGGCAGGAGTCCCACAGCAACTGCAATCACAGTCCTAGCAACTCGTGTTTACTGTCTGTCGGGTTTCATGTGGACCATCACCCTGATGCCTCCTAACGTCCTGTACATGACTGGATCCATTGCACAAGGAAGGAAACAGAAGTGGGAGGGGTCATTTCCCCAAGGAGGGGAAAGCAAGTACTGGATTCCAGGCCCCTGATGCCCAGACCTGTGGGCCATGCTGGTGCAATAAAGCTGCCTTGTGATGAGATTCTCATCTGTAATGACAATAACAATGACACACAGTAACGGGGCCCGAGTGAGTGCTTCCTGCGTGGCAAGTACCCTTTTAGATCCGTCATGTGTGTTGACTCAATGAGTCTTCCCAATAACCGTAGAAGATGGTTCAgattattaaccccattttacagaggaagagacTGAGGGCCCGAGAGGTCAATTAATCTCCTAAAGTCATACCACCACCAAGTGGCAGGGCCAGGAATCGCAGGCCAGTGATGAGGTTCAAGAGGACATGCTGTTATCCTCACAACATGCCATCtatccttttctatttttgtggTAACAACTcatggcttgcaagatcttagttccctgatcagggatggaacctggtccccctgcagtgaaagcatggggtcctaacctctagaccaccagggaatttccatgcTGTCTTTCAATATCtcctccaaaataaaatttttaaaaagccttcacTCCACTTTGTGCCGGAAATACTCTGCCCACTCACTTTGCCGCCACACAACGCTAGGACTAGCCACTGGCATTTCCTCCATGCTACCAACACCGCACTGTTTTATGTGTCTTGTTTCAATCACACTCACAACAGACTCGCAAGATAAgcattcctgggacttccctggtgatccagtggttaaaaatctgccttgcaatgcaggggaagtgggttcaatccttggttggggaatgaagatcccacatgccgcaactacggAGCCCGcgcgccacaactaagacccgactgAGCCAAATAAATacgaaaaaaggaaaaagataagcTTTATTATTGTTCTTACTTAGTAGACAGAAGACTAAGACCGAACCATGTCACTGTtgctcctctgctcaaaacctgCAGTGACATCTCAGAGGAGGTCAGAGAAGACCTCCGCAGCCCCA
This genomic interval carries:
- the ZNF865 gene encoding zinc finger protein 865, with translation MEANPAGSGAGGGGSGGLGGEDGVHFQSYPFDFLEFLNHQRFEPMELYGEHAKAVAALPCAPGPPPQPPPQPPPPQYDYPPQASFKPKAEAPSSSSSSSSSSSSSSSSSSQAKKPDPPLPPAFGAPPPPIFDTAFPAPQWGIVDLSGHQHLFGNLKRGGPASGPGAAPGLAAPPGTPGPLPAASQAPPGPAAGAAACEAAKDDKGYFRRLKYLMERRFPCGVCQKSFKQSSHLVQHMLVHSGERPYECGVCGRTYNHVSSLIRHRRCHKDVPPAAGAPVPPPLPPLGLPAPAAPSSAPPGPPAAPTDGSAAPAGAGVGVAPPAGTAAGGGDGPFACTLCWKVFKKPSHLHQHQIIHTGEKPFSCSVCSKSFNRRESLKRHVKTHSADLLRLPCGVCGKAFRDAAYLLKHQAAHAGAPGPRPAYPCELCGKSYSAPQSLLRHKAAHGPPAAPDAPKDAAAPGAPPAPAFPPGPYLLPPDPPASDGEKAAAAAAAAVVYGAVPVPLLGAHPLLLGGAGPGGAGGSGASTPGKTFCCGICGRGFGRRETLKRHERIHTGEKPHQCPVCGKRFRESFHLSKHHVVHTRERPYKCELCGKVFGYPQSLTRHRQVHRLQLPCALAGAAGLPAAQGAAGAAGPSSSAASGAAADGLSYACSDCGEHFPDLFHVMSHKEAHMAEKPYGCDACGKTFGFIENLMWHKLVHQAAPERLLPPAPGGAQPPEGSGGTDAATVLDNGLAGEVGAAVAALAGVSGGEDAGGSAAAGGSGGASAGPERFSCATCGQSFKHFLGLVTHKYVHLVRRTLGCGLCGQSFAGAYDLLLHRRSHRQKRGFRCPVCGKRFWEAALLMRHQRCHTEQRPYRCGVCGRGFLRSWYLRQHRVVHTGERAFKCGVCAKRFAQSSSLAEHRRLHAVARPLRCGACGKTFRYRSNLLEHQRLHLGERAYRCEHCGKGFFYLSSVLRHQRAHEPPRPELRCPACLKAFKDPGYFRKHLAAHQGGRPFRCSSCGEGFANTYGLKKHRLAHKAEGLAGPGAGAGPLPGKDA